One genomic segment of Luteimonas galliterrae includes these proteins:
- a CDS encoding N-acyl-D-amino-acid deacylase family protein, which produces MRDSAWSRRDILAAMAAGTACTLMPTMLAACAAPEPAARGLVLRDVLLVDGTGQPGRRTDVLVRGERIERIGRVSDRDARGLRIVEGGGRVLAPGFIDLHTHGDPLKAAYTQYLAMGVTTIVLGEDGSSPALPGADRAADSLPSWMDAVARATPDINVATLSGHGTLRRRAGIDDGTRRPTDAQLARMQAILEHDLRAGAFGLSTGLEYVPGRYAEMRELAGLGPVIARFDGVEMSHMRSEDADDVRDSIRELVAAAGPARAHVSHLKMVYGKGEAAAEALLAFLQSLRTPTQPLTADAYPYEASYTGVAIVFPEWALPPTDYAGVLQSRRDELRAYLQQRMEKRNGPGALLFGTGPHAGKTLEQVAAEQGKPFADALIDIGPGGGQAAHFVMDRALQDRLLLDPHVALCTDGSPSGSHPRSAGTYAKWIEEFVVKQPRVKLEEAVRKATSLPASILRLRDRGTIRPGAKADVVLFDPARVRAKADYVHPTRQAEGFDLVVVNGRPAFEGGEGIARAGRLLRRGVESGKS; this is translated from the coding sequence CGGCCGGCACGGCCTGCACGCTGATGCCGACGATGCTGGCCGCGTGCGCGGCACCGGAACCAGCGGCGCGCGGCCTGGTGCTGCGCGACGTTTTGCTCGTCGACGGCACCGGCCAGCCGGGACGGCGCACCGACGTGCTCGTGCGCGGCGAACGCATCGAGCGCATCGGCCGCGTCTCCGATCGGGACGCGCGCGGACTGCGCATCGTCGAAGGCGGCGGTCGGGTGCTGGCGCCGGGCTTCATCGACCTGCATACGCACGGCGACCCGCTCAAGGCGGCATACACGCAATACCTGGCGATGGGCGTGACCACCATCGTGCTGGGCGAGGACGGCAGCAGTCCCGCGCTGCCCGGGGCGGACCGTGCTGCCGACAGCCTGCCGTCGTGGATGGATGCCGTGGCCCGTGCCACACCCGACATCAACGTCGCCACCTTGTCCGGTCACGGCACGCTGCGCCGCCGCGCCGGCATCGACGACGGCACGCGCCGCCCCACCGATGCCCAGCTGGCGCGGATGCAGGCGATCCTCGAACACGACCTGCGCGCCGGCGCATTCGGCCTGTCCACCGGGCTGGAGTACGTGCCCGGGCGGTACGCGGAGATGCGCGAGCTCGCCGGCCTCGGCCCGGTGATCGCTCGCTTCGATGGCGTGGAGATGAGCCACATGCGCTCCGAGGATGCCGACGACGTGCGCGATTCCATCCGCGAACTGGTCGCCGCCGCCGGCCCGGCGCGCGCGCACGTCTCGCACCTGAAAATGGTCTACGGCAAGGGCGAGGCCGCCGCGGAGGCGCTGCTCGCCTTCCTGCAGTCGCTGCGCACGCCGACCCAACCGCTCACCGCCGATGCGTATCCCTACGAGGCCAGCTACACCGGTGTCGCGATCGTGTTCCCGGAATGGGCGCTGCCGCCCACCGACTACGCCGGCGTGCTGCAGTCGCGACGCGACGAGTTGCGCGCGTATCTGCAGCAGCGCATGGAAAAACGCAACGGCCCCGGCGCGCTGCTGTTCGGCACCGGGCCGCACGCCGGCAAAACGCTGGAACAGGTGGCGGCGGAGCAGGGCAAGCCGTTCGCCGACGCGCTGATCGATATCGGCCCCGGCGGCGGCCAGGCCGCCCACTTCGTAATGGACCGCGCGCTGCAGGACCGACTGCTGCTCGACCCGCACGTGGCGCTGTGCACCGACGGCTCGCCATCCGGTAGCCATCCGCGTTCGGCCGGAACCTACGCCAAGTGGATCGAGGAATTCGTAGTCAAGCAGCCGCGCGTCAAGCTGGAGGAAGCGGTGCGCAAGGCGACCTCGCTGCCGGCCTCGATCCTGCGCCTGCGCGACCGCGGCACGATCCGCCCGGGCGCGAAGGCCGACGTGGTGCTGTTCGATCCGGCCCGAGTGCGCGCGAAGGCCGATTACGTGCATCCCACCCGCCAGGCCGAAGGCTTCGACCTGGTGGTGGTGAATGGACGGCCGGCTTTCGAGGGCGGAGAGGGGATCGCGCGGGCAGGCCGGCTGCTGCGGCGCGGTGTAGAGTCGGGGAAATCATGA
- a CDS encoding dihydrofolate reductase family protein, with amino-acid sequence MSLVRVHNFAISLDGFGTGEGQSADLHFGHAGDRLHQWMFATRWWSPGGSSGVDDAFVQRHEPGIGVEIMGAGKFGHPGWHEDPDWKGAWGPNPPFHTPVFVLTHHTRPSIEMEGGTTFHFIDASPAEALAAARAAAPGQDVRLGGGATMIREFLKAGLVDHMHVVVVPILLGRGVRLWDGLEGLEKDYKIETVLSPSGVTHVTFMRAARN; translated from the coding sequence ATGTCGCTCGTTCGCGTCCACAACTTCGCCATTTCTCTCGACGGTTTCGGCACCGGCGAAGGCCAGAGCGCCGACTTACATTTCGGTCACGCAGGCGACAGGCTGCACCAGTGGATGTTCGCCACCCGATGGTGGTCGCCCGGCGGTAGCAGCGGCGTCGACGACGCCTTCGTGCAGCGGCACGAGCCGGGGATCGGCGTTGAAATTATGGGTGCCGGCAAGTTCGGCCATCCGGGTTGGCACGAGGATCCGGATTGGAAGGGTGCATGGGGTCCCAACCCGCCGTTTCATACTCCTGTGTTCGTCCTCACGCATCACACGCGTCCGTCGATCGAGATGGAAGGCGGTACGACCTTCCACTTCATCGATGCCTCGCCCGCAGAGGCGCTCGCGGCGGCACGCGCGGCGGCGCCCGGCCAGGACGTGCGCCTCGGCGGAGGCGCCACCATGATCCGTGAGTTCCTCAAGGCCGGATTGGTCGACCACATGCACGTCGTGGTGGTGCCGATCCTGCTCGGCCGCGGCGTGCGGCTCTGGGACGGGCTGGAGGGGCTTGAGAAGGATTACAAAATCGAAACCGTTTTATCGCCGAGCGGCGTGACGCATGTGACATTCATGCGTGCAGCTAGAAACTGA